One Chryseobacterium sp. StRB126 genomic region harbors:
- the fbaA gene encoding class II fructose-bisphosphate aldolase, with translation MSRIFPAGVATGQLVTDIFQYAKENKFALPAVNVIGSSNVNATMETAAKLNSPVIIQFSNGGAAFNAGKGLSNDGQKSAILGAIAGAKHIHTLAEAYGATVILHTDHCAKKLLPWIDGLMDANEEFFKQTGKSLYSSHMLDLSEESLEENLETSAKYFERMAKLQMTLEVEIGVTGGEEDGVDNSDVDNSKLYTQPEDVAYTYEKLKAISDNFTIAAAFGNVHGVYKPGNVVLTPKILDNSQKYVQEKFGTADKPINFVFHGGSGSTLEEIREAIDYGVIKMNIDTDLQFAYTEGIRDYMVNNVDYLRTQIGNPEGEEKPNKKFYDPRVWVRKGEDTFSTRLVQAFEDLNNVNTLK, from the coding sequence ATGAGCAGAATTTTTCCGGCAGGAGTTGCCACAGGTCAGTTAGTTACTGATATCTTTCAGTATGCTAAAGAAAACAAATTTGCATTGCCTGCAGTAAACGTAATTGGATCAAGCAACGTAAACGCTACAATGGAAACTGCAGCGAAATTAAACTCTCCTGTAATTATTCAGTTTTCAAATGGTGGAGCTGCTTTCAATGCAGGGAAAGGATTAAGCAATGACGGACAAAAGTCTGCAATCTTAGGAGCTATTGCTGGAGCAAAACACATTCACACTCTTGCAGAAGCTTACGGAGCAACTGTAATTCTTCATACAGACCACTGTGCAAAAAAATTATTACCTTGGATTGATGGATTAATGGACGCTAACGAAGAATTCTTCAAGCAGACAGGGAAATCTCTTTACTCATCTCACATGCTAGACCTTTCTGAAGAATCTTTAGAAGAAAACCTTGAAACTTCAGCTAAATATTTCGAAAGAATGGCAAAACTTCAGATGACTCTTGAAGTAGAAATCGGAGTAACTGGTGGTGAAGAAGATGGTGTTGACAACTCAGACGTTGATAACTCTAAATTATATACTCAACCTGAAGATGTAGCTTATACTTATGAAAAATTAAAAGCTATTTCTGATAACTTTACTATTGCTGCAGCATTCGGTAACGTACATGGAGTTTACAAGCCAGGAAACGTGGTTCTTACTCCAAAAATCCTTGACAACTCTCAGAAATATGTTCAGGAGAAATTCGGAACCGCTGATAAGCCAATTAACTTTGTATTCCACGGAGGTTCAGGATCTACTTTGGAAGAAATCAGAGAGGCAATTGACTATGGAGTAATCAAAATGAATATCGATACTGACCTTCAGTTTGCATATACAGAAGGCATTAGAGATTATATGGTTAACAATGTTGATTATTTAAGAACTCAAATCGGAAACCCTGAAGGAGAAGAAAAACCTAACAAAAAATTCTATGACCCAAGAGTTTGGGTAAGAAAAGGTGAGGATACTTTCTCTACAAGATTGGTACAAGCATTTGAAGATTTAAATAACGTAAATACTTTAAAATAA
- the accD gene encoding acetyl-CoA carboxylase, carboxyltransferase subunit beta: MAFDWFKRKAKNITTSTDEKKDVPKGLWHQTPSGKVVEHDELKRNSYVSPEDGFHVRIGSAEFFDILFDGGKFTELDANVESIDILNFKDTKPYKDRLKEVKAKTKLTDSIRNAVGTVKGTEMVVSCMDFAFIGGSLGSVMGEKIRRAVDYCIEHKLPYMIICQSGGARMQEATYSLMQLAKVQAKLAQLSEAGLLYIAYLCDPTFGGITASFAMTADIIMAEPGALIGFAGPRVIRETIGRDLPEGFQTSEFLQEKGFVDFIVKRTEIQDTVAKTVNLLAAKA; encoded by the coding sequence ATGGCATTCGACTGGTTTAAAAGAAAAGCAAAAAACATTACCACCTCTACTGATGAGAAAAAGGACGTTCCCAAAGGTCTATGGCATCAGACTCCATCTGGAAAAGTTGTGGAACATGATGAATTAAAGAGAAATAGCTATGTTTCTCCTGAAGACGGGTTTCATGTAAGAATAGGAAGTGCGGAATTTTTTGACATCCTTTTTGACGGAGGTAAATTTACCGAACTGGATGCCAACGTTGAAAGTATTGATATCTTAAACTTCAAGGATACAAAACCTTATAAAGACCGTTTAAAAGAAGTAAAAGCAAAAACAAAACTTACAGATTCTATCAGAAACGCTGTAGGAACTGTAAAAGGAACTGAAATGGTAGTTTCCTGTATGGATTTCGCTTTTATTGGGGGATCTTTAGGTTCTGTAATGGGTGAAAAAATCAGAAGAGCTGTAGATTACTGTATCGAACACAAACTTCCGTATATGATTATTTGTCAGTCCGGAGGTGCAAGAATGCAGGAAGCGACTTATTCTTTGATGCAATTGGCTAAGGTACAGGCTAAATTGGCTCAGCTTTCAGAAGCGGGTCTTTTATACATCGCTTACCTTTGCGACCCAACTTTTGGGGGAATTACAGCATCTTTTGCGATGACCGCTGACATCATCATGGCTGAACCTGGAGCACTAATCGGTTTTGCAGGACCAAGAGTAATCCGTGAAACAATCGGTAGAGATTTACCGGAAGGATTCCAGACCTCTGAATTCCTACAGGAAAAAGGATTTGTTGACTTCATTGTAAAAAGAACTGAAATTCAGGATACTGTTGCTAAAACGGTTAATTTATTAGCAGCAAAAGCATAG
- a CDS encoding DUF6973 domain-containing protein: MRTFKIFFNTIRSMSFKKIMRLLSLVLPHPLFAILSFHATVKAFTIAQAKFPETASNNGIGNAFRHALWCCFIMMYCSKVSSPKKALDFCKRMTDLHEELFPNQPLETKMDLHNNKLGMDYFMELLPGIHRQFFEKSFFVEGLVKKMDDAKVLKSLDDDFEGHLVYLEE; the protein is encoded by the coding sequence ATGAGGACTTTTAAGATATTTTTCAACACCATCAGGAGTATGAGTTTTAAGAAGATTATGCGTCTCTTATCCCTTGTTCTTCCCCATCCTCTTTTTGCGATACTCAGCTTTCATGCAACAGTTAAAGCCTTTACTATCGCTCAGGCAAAATTCCCCGAAACAGCGTCAAACAATGGCATAGGAAACGCTTTCAGACACGCTCTTTGGTGCTGTTTTATCATGATGTATTGCAGCAAAGTTTCTTCTCCTAAAAAAGCACTGGATTTCTGTAAAAGAATGACAGATCTCCACGAAGAATTGTTTCCCAACCAACCGTTGGAAACCAAAATGGACCTTCATAACAATAAGTTAGGAATGGATTATTTCATGGAATTATTACCCGGAATCCACCGCCAATTCTTCGAAAAAAGTTTTTTTGTAGAAGGATTAGTAAAAAAGATGGATGATGCTAAAGTCTTAAAGAGCTTAGATGACGACTTTGAGGGGCATCTTGTTTATCTGGAAGAATAG
- a CDS encoding nucleoside recognition domain-containing protein has product MVLSRIWSAFIIIAIAIASIKYISSSHYKTIFNDMVVGKGGDTVKITAQPMSALSPVVKDSLMKKNDFADSRIHYKTDSLKQNVQVYRVQEADGVIGTSETAVKICIGLIGIMTLFMGFMSIAEKAGGINLLSRLIQPFFSKLFPDIPKNHPAFGHMLMNFSANLLGLDNAATPFGLKAMESLQTLNPNKDTASNSQIMFLCLHAGGMTLIPVSIIAIRASMGSKTPTDIFLPCMIATFAATLAAMIIVSLYQKINLLRPVVIAYVGGISAIIGLLVVYLVQLSKDELDDFSKILSNGLILFIFLAIVLGAVYKKINVFDAFIEGAKEGFSTCVKIIPYLVGMLIAISLLRTSGVFDVIIDGMKWVANVAHLDPRFVDGLPTALIKPLSGSGARGMMVDTMATFGADSFQGKLAAVLQGSSDTTFYVIAVYFGAVAIKNTRYTVIAMLLADLVGIITSIALAYLFFA; this is encoded by the coding sequence ATGGTTCTCAGCAGAATTTGGTCGGCATTCATTATCATTGCCATTGCCATTGCCAGTATAAAATACATTTCGTCAAGTCATTACAAAACCATTTTCAATGACATGGTGGTTGGGAAAGGCGGCGATACAGTTAAGATCACAGCTCAGCCCATGAGTGCTCTCTCTCCTGTTGTAAAGGACAGCTTGATGAAGAAAAATGATTTTGCAGACAGCAGAATTCACTATAAGACAGATTCTTTAAAACAAAATGTACAAGTTTACCGTGTTCAGGAAGCCGATGGAGTGATCGGAACTTCTGAAACTGCTGTAAAAATATGCATTGGATTGATTGGAATTATGACTCTTTTTATGGGATTCATGAGTATTGCAGAAAAAGCAGGCGGAATCAATCTTTTAAGTAGATTGATTCAACCATTCTTTTCTAAACTATTTCCAGATATTCCTAAAAACCACCCCGCATTTGGCCACATGCTAATGAATTTCAGTGCCAACCTTCTGGGGTTAGATAATGCTGCCACTCCATTCGGATTGAAAGCAATGGAGAGCCTCCAGACCTTAAATCCTAATAAAGATACCGCCAGCAATTCCCAGATTATGTTCCTGTGTCTTCACGCAGGTGGAATGACGCTGATTCCGGTATCAATTATTGCTATCAGAGCTTCAATGGGATCCAAAACTCCGACTGATATCTTCCTTCCTTGTATGATTGCTACTTTCGCCGCTACCCTGGCAGCTATGATTATCGTTTCTTTATATCAGAAGATCAATCTTCTTCGCCCGGTAGTTATTGCTTATGTGGGTGGAATTTCAGCGATTATCGGGTTATTGGTTGTTTATCTCGTGCAATTGAGCAAAGATGAGCTTGATGATTTCAGTAAGATATTAAGTAATGGGCTTATCCTCTTTATTTTCCTTGCTATCGTACTTGGAGCCGTTTATAAAAAAATTAACGTTTTTGATGCCTTTATTGAAGGTGCCAAAGAAGGATTCTCAACCTGTGTCAAGATTATTCCTTACCTGGTTGGAATGCTGATTGCTATTTCCTTACTAAGAACTTCAGGAGTTTTTGATGTTATTATTGATGGAATGAAATGGGTAGCCAATGTAGCTCACCTGGATCCAAGATTTGTAGATGGACTTCCAACCGCATTAATTAAGCCTTTGTCCGGTTCCGGAGCAAGAGGAATGATGGTAGATACGATGGCCACTTTTGGAGCAGACAGTTTTCAGGGTAAATTAGCAGCCGTTCTTCAGGGAAGCTCAGATACTACGTTTTACGTGATTGCAGTCTACTTTGGTGCCGTAGCTATAAAGAATACAAGATATACCGTAATTGCCATGCTTTTGGCCGATTTAGTAGGTATTATCACCTCAATTGCTTTAGCGTATCTTTTCTTTGCTTAA
- a CDS encoding four helix bundle protein: MSYNKLDIYNIAFELFIETHQLSLQLPKYELYELGSQLRRSADSVVTNIAEGYGRNSYKGDFIRFLTYSQASCDETVCHLSKITRLYPELSQEFKTKSEQYKLLGGKINNFIKYVQLSWRT, translated from the coding sequence ATGAGCTATAATAAACTTGATATTTACAACATTGCTTTTGAATTGTTTATTGAAACACATCAATTGTCCCTGCAACTACCAAAGTATGAACTATACGAGCTTGGCAGTCAATTAAGACGCTCAGCAGACTCAGTTGTTACAAATATCGCAGAAGGTTATGGAAGAAATAGCTATAAAGGAGACTTCATCAGATTCCTCACTTATTCTCAGGCAAGTTGTGATGAAACGGTATGTCACTTATCAAAAATCACAAGACTTTACCCCGAATTAAGCCAAGAATTTAAAACCAAATCTGAACAATATAAACTATTAGGAGGAAAAATAAATAATTTTATAAAATATGTTCAGCTAAGCTGGCGTACATAA
- a CDS encoding ExbD/TolR family protein, with translation MKIQRRNKANPEFSLAAMTDVILLMLIFFMITSSAANQSAIEVNLPKAGAVEDNIPNPVIVSIKPDGSYFVDDNPVNRGELEQIIADKLNGQTNKSFTIRADENTMHKDVVFVMEIAEKHKFNIAIATVKDK, from the coding sequence ATGAAAATTCAGAGAAGAAATAAAGCAAATCCGGAATTCAGTTTAGCAGCGATGACAGATGTTATCCTGTTGATGCTGATCTTCTTTATGATTACATCCTCTGCAGCCAATCAAAGTGCTATAGAGGTGAATCTGCCGAAAGCCGGAGCAGTTGAAGATAATATTCCCAATCCTGTTATCGTAAGTATCAAGCCGGATGGATCTTATTTTGTAGATGATAATCCTGTAAACAGAGGAGAACTGGAGCAGATCATTGCAGATAAATTAAACGGACAGACTAATAAATCTTTTACGATCAGAGCTGATGAAAATACCATGCATAAAGATGTTGTTTTTGTAATGGAAATCGCTGAAAAACACAAATTTAACATTGCTATTGCAACCGTTAAGGATAAATAA
- a CDS encoding MotA/TolQ/ExbB proton channel family protein translates to MLLTELSQILFAQITTPAVAADNLEFSFWKIMFHGGAFAKIVMAIVLLLGIFSLYLFFERFFFIKRVTSKTDSNFMNNIEDFIKEGKIEAAADYCKTQNSPEGRILEKGISRLGRPVSDIVSAMEAQAQVEVANMEKNLNLLAVVPSIAPMLGLLGTVIGMIIAFFNLSHATGSFSPKTLSEGIYTALGQTAVGLAVAIPANFCYNILLTRIDKFVLKAQNMSGEFLDLINKPL, encoded by the coding sequence ATGCTGTTAACGGAACTTTCTCAGATTTTATTTGCACAAATCACTACCCCTGCAGTTGCCGCAGACAATTTAGAATTTTCATTCTGGAAAATCATGTTCCACGGAGGAGCCTTCGCTAAAATAGTGATGGCAATTGTATTGCTGTTGGGAATATTTTCTTTGTATCTGTTTTTTGAACGGTTTTTCTTTATTAAAAGAGTAACATCTAAAACAGACTCCAACTTCATGAATAATATTGAAGACTTTATTAAGGAAGGAAAAATAGAAGCAGCCGCAGATTATTGCAAAACACAGAACTCTCCGGAAGGAAGAATTCTTGAAAAAGGGATCTCAAGATTAGGACGCCCTGTTTCTGATATCGTAAGTGCTATGGAAGCTCAGGCGCAGGTAGAGGTTGCCAATATGGAGAAAAACCTGAACCTTCTGGCGGTGGTACCGAGTATTGCACCAATGTTAGGTCTTTTGGGAACGGTAATCGGGATGATTATTGCTTTCTTTAATCTATCGCATGCAACCGGATCTTTCTCTCCGAAAACACTTTCGGAGGGTATATATACAGCCCTGGGACAAACGGCAGTTGGTCTTGCGGTGGCAATCCCTGCCAACTTCTGTTACAATATTCTTTTGACAAGAATTGACAAGTTTGTACTGAAGGCTCAGAATATGTCTGGAGAATTTTTAGATCTTATCAATAAACCTTTATAA
- a CDS encoding DUF885 domain-containing protein, which yields MKSILSKSILGIGLMIGLASCKKTDSPLTKVTPTNLDSIASNYYEQYLKLYPLDATAQGDLRYNDQLPINIDKDFISGEVAFYNSVQKQLENVDYKALSDEDKVVYDVLDYTLKDKIEAYAYHPEYIPFTQFGGLPLNFPLYGSGQGSQPFKTEKNYNDWLKRMEKFPEWMDAAVDNFRDGITNKVVLPKKLIVKMIPQMKAEEITTQDMEKNIFYGPIKNFPKNFTQAQKDKFAALYKDAITKKIIPAYTKMGTFLEKEYLPKGRDTDGYNSLPNGNEIYGYYVKSWTTTKKSPEEINKIGLQQVAMLRTEMEKVKQQVGFTGTLEEFITHVKTDPKAMPYKTSKEVLDGFNSILAKITPKLKTMFNVAPKTKFEIRQTEKFREASASAEYIPGTPDGKRAGIFYVPLPDPTKFNVTSGMESLFLHEAIPGHHYQFSLQQENTKLPKFMRFGWFGAYGEGWAHYCETLGPEFGLYTDPYQKMGYLSDQMLRAVRLVVDTGLHTGKMSREEAIKYFLSNISYDEGSAVAEVERYMAMPGQALGYKIGSLRIRELREKYQKELGNKFNLASFHDEVLSQGCLPLDVLNRKMELWAEKQK from the coding sequence ATGAAAAGTATTTTATCGAAAAGTATTCTGGGAATAGGCTTGATGATCGGTCTTGCCTCGTGCAAAAAGACGGATTCACCCCTTACGAAGGTGACTCCTACCAATCTGGATTCTATTGCATCCAATTATTATGAACAGTATCTTAAACTCTATCCTTTAGATGCTACCGCTCAGGGAGATCTAAGATACAATGATCAACTTCCCATCAATATTGATAAAGATTTCATCTCAGGAGAGGTTGCCTTTTACAATTCTGTACAGAAACAGCTGGAAAATGTAGATTACAAAGCTCTTTCTGATGAAGATAAAGTAGTATATGATGTATTGGATTATACTTTAAAAGATAAAATTGAAGCTTATGCTTATCACCCAGAATATATTCCGTTCACTCAGTTCGGAGGTTTGCCTTTGAATTTCCCTCTGTACGGAAGCGGACAGGGGAGCCAGCCTTTCAAAACGGAAAAAAACTATAACGACTGGCTGAAAAGAATGGAAAAATTCCCGGAATGGATGGATGCAGCAGTTGACAATTTCCGTGATGGAATCACCAATAAAGTGGTTCTTCCTAAAAAACTGATTGTTAAAATGATTCCTCAAATGAAAGCGGAGGAAATCACAACTCAGGACATGGAAAAGAATATTTTCTACGGCCCAATTAAAAACTTCCCAAAGAACTTTACACAAGCACAAAAAGATAAATTTGCAGCACTTTATAAGGATGCAATCACAAAGAAAATCATTCCTGCCTATACTAAAATGGGAACATTCCTTGAAAAAGAATATTTACCAAAAGGCAGAGATACGGATGGATACAACAGCCTTCCTAACGGAAATGAAATCTACGGTTATTATGTAAAAAGCTGGACGACAACAAAAAAGTCTCCTGAAGAGATCAACAAAATCGGATTGCAGCAGGTTGCTATGCTTCGTACAGAAATGGAGAAAGTAAAACAGCAGGTTGGTTTTACAGGAACATTGGAGGAATTTATCACTCATGTGAAAACAGATCCTAAAGCAATGCCTTATAAGACCTCTAAGGAGGTTTTGGATGGATTCAACAGTATTCTGGCAAAGATCACCCCAAAGTTGAAGACGATGTTCAATGTAGCTCCAAAAACAAAGTTTGAAATCAGACAGACAGAGAAATTCAGAGAAGCCAGTGCAAGTGCTGAATATATTCCAGGAACTCCTGATGGAAAAAGAGCAGGAATTTTCTACGTTCCACTTCCTGACCCAACCAAATTCAATGTTACTTCAGGAATGGAGTCTTTATTTTTACACGAAGCTATTCCAGGACATCATTACCAGTTTTCCCTTCAGCAGGAAAATACAAAGCTTCCTAAATTCATGAGATTCGGATGGTTTGGTGCTTATGGAGAAGGATGGGCACACTATTGCGAGACGTTAGGCCCTGAGTTTGGTCTTTATACAGATCCTTACCAAAAAATGGGTTATTTAAGCGATCAGATGCTGAGAGCTGTAAGACTAGTAGTAGATACAGGTTTGCACACCGGAAAAATGAGCAGAGAGGAGGCTATTAAATACTTCCTGAGCAATATTTCTTATGATGAAGGATCTGCAGTAGCTGAAGTAGAAAGGTATATGGCCATGCCGGGACAGGCTTTAGGATATAAAATCGGATCTTTAAGAATTCGTGAACTGAGAGAAAAGTACCAGAAAGAGCTTGGTAATAAGTTTAATCTGGCAAGTTTCCATGATGAGGTATTAAGCCAGGGATGTCTTCCATTGGATGTTTTGAACAGAAAGATGGAGCTTTGGGCAGAAAAACAAAAATAG
- a CDS encoding DinB family protein produces MITAPLRSLYHRDLNKLKAEIEAYQNEENLWKIDKNISNSAGNLCLHLIGNLNHFIGAHLGNTGYVRHRELEFSLKNIPRAELIEKIESMTIMIDSVLSQLPESEMDKEYPLIVFEEPMTTGYFLIHLITHLDYHLGQINYHRRLLDI; encoded by the coding sequence ATGATCACAGCACCTCTACGTTCTCTTTACCATAGAGACCTCAACAAATTAAAAGCAGAAATCGAAGCGTATCAAAACGAAGAAAATCTTTGGAAAATAGATAAAAACATTTCCAATTCCGCAGGAAATCTATGTTTACACCTTATTGGAAATCTTAATCATTTCATTGGAGCTCATCTTGGAAATACAGGATATGTGAGACACAGAGAGCTCGAATTTTCGTTAAAAAATATTCCAAGAGCTGAACTTATTGAAAAAATTGAATCCATGACAATTATGATAGATTCAGTTTTAAGCCAGCTTCCGGAAAGTGAAATGGACAAGGAATATCCATTGATCGTTTTTGAGGAACCCATGACAACCGGCTATTTTCTGATTCACCTTATTACACATTTGGATTATCATTTAGGACAGATTAACTACCATAGAAGGTTATTAGATATTTAA
- a CDS encoding DUF6438 domain-containing protein, whose amino-acid sequence MILKVLLIIFFLSSVSVFSQNHKKTNRIDSLQTVEDIQKFIEEKNIDYTITVSDKLQYSDQCRSISDSLNFRPWIKEDFDQNGLTDLLLTGNTKDGPKTICILDMGNEFNTKKITRGTLYEPCAFVTAKDGKIEYKSEKFLSRNGYFSSLQTDYLIYKFGEFIEENRNPKRDNILEIEFDASPCYGRCASFTLKIVSNRDIEWLAKRDNHVNFHDYSGTYKSNLSQEQYKELTEILNYIDFENLDENYSVGYTDSATGTLKVTYNNLKTKKISDYGMMGTRGLQKLYKILFDLRGSVEWKK is encoded by the coding sequence ATGATCTTAAAAGTATTACTTATCATATTCTTTTTATCATCTGTCTCTGTTTTTTCGCAAAATCATAAAAAAACAAACAGAATAGATTCATTACAAACGGTAGAAGACATTCAAAAATTCATTGAAGAAAAAAATATAGATTATACTATAACCGTTTCTGACAAGCTTCAGTATAGTGACCAATGCAGAAGCATTAGCGACAGCCTGAATTTCAGACCTTGGATAAAAGAAGATTTTGATCAAAATGGATTAACTGATCTTCTCCTCACCGGAAATACTAAAGATGGACCTAAAACAATCTGTATTCTGGATATGGGAAATGAATTTAACACCAAGAAAATCACCAGAGGAACGCTCTATGAACCTTGTGCTTTCGTGACTGCAAAAGATGGTAAAATAGAATATAAAAGTGAGAAATTCCTATCCAGAAACGGATATTTCAGCAGCTTGCAGACCGACTACCTAATCTATAAGTTTGGTGAGTTCATAGAGGAAAACAGAAATCCCAAAAGGGATAATATTCTGGAAATAGAATTCGATGCATCCCCATGTTATGGAAGATGTGCTTCATTCACGTTGAAAATTGTATCGAACCGAGATATAGAATGGCTTGCAAAAAGAGATAACCACGTTAATTTTCATGATTATTCCGGAACTTACAAATCTAACCTTTCTCAAGAACAATATAAAGAACTAACCGAAATTCTTAATTATATTGATTTTGAAAATTTGGATGAGAATTACAGCGTGGGATACACTGACTCTGCTACAGGAACCTTAAAAGTTACTTATAACAACCTTAAAACCAAGAAAATTAGCGATTATGGAATGATGGGAACACGGGGCCTTCAAAAATTATATAAGATCCTTTTTGACCTACGAGGTAGTGTTGAATGGAAGAAATAA
- a CDS encoding endonuclease III domain-containing protein, with protein MTKKQRAELVQIELDKLYPTTPIPLDHTDPYTLMVAVALSAQTTDKKVNEVTPNLFEVAGTPQRMAKLEEFQIKELIKEIGLSNTKAKNLKRMAELLLERHNGVVPQTYEELEALPGVGHKTASVVMSQGFGFPAFPVDTHIHRLMTQWKLTSGKNVVETEKDAKKLFPEEVWNKLHLQIIFYGREYSPARGKGEKDFITKMMFEK; from the coding sequence ATGACAAAAAAGCAAAGAGCTGAGCTCGTTCAGATTGAACTGGATAAATTGTATCCTACAACACCTATTCCTCTGGATCACACGGATCCTTATACCTTAATGGTTGCTGTTGCTCTTTCTGCGCAGACAACAGATAAAAAGGTGAATGAAGTTACCCCAAACCTTTTCGAGGTAGCCGGAACTCCACAGAGAATGGCGAAGCTGGAAGAGTTTCAGATTAAGGAATTAATTAAAGAAATAGGATTATCCAATACCAAAGCCAAGAACTTGAAAAGAATGGCTGAACTATTACTGGAAAGACACAATGGTGTTGTTCCACAGACTTATGAAGAATTAGAGGCGCTTCCGGGCGTAGGACACAAGACAGCATCTGTAGTGATGAGCCAAGGGTTTGGATTTCCTGCTTTTCCTGTAGATACCCATATTCATCGTTTGATGACACAGTGGAAGCTTACTTCCGGTAAAAATGTAGTGGAAACAGAGAAAGATGCAAAGAAATTATTCCCTGAAGAAGTATGGAACAAGCTTCATCTTCAGATTATTTTCTATGGCAGAGAGTATTCTCCGGCAAGAGGAAAAGGAGAGAAGGACTTTATTACTAAAATGATGTTTGAGAAGTAA
- the bcp gene encoding thioredoxin-dependent thiol peroxidase, whose product MLKVGDKLPQFEGTNQDGEAISSSKLIGKKLVVFFYPQASTPTCTVEACNLSDNYSKLEKAGYQLLGVSGDSVKKQKNFHSKFAFPYDLVADENRDIIEKFGVWQEKKTFGKTYMGIVRTTFIFDENGVCTRVIEKVTSKTAAEQILEG is encoded by the coding sequence ATGCTGAAAGTTGGAGATAAATTACCTCAATTTGAAGGAACAAATCAGGATGGAGAAGCAATATCTTCATCAAAATTAATCGGAAAGAAACTTGTTGTTTTCTTTTATCCTCAGGCCAGCACTCCAACATGTACTGTGGAAGCCTGCAATCTAAGCGACAATTATTCTAAACTTGAAAAAGCAGGATATCAGCTATTGGGAGTGAGTGGAGATTCTGTAAAGAAGCAGAAAAACTTCCATAGCAAATTTGCCTTCCCTTATGATCTTGTTGCGGATGAAAACCGTGATATTATCGAAAAATTTGGAGTTTGGCAGGAGAAAAAGACGTTTGGAAAGACTTATATGGGAATTGTAAGAACCACATTTATTTTTGATGAAAACGGAGTGTGTACCAGAGTTATTGAAAAAGTAACGTCCAAAACAGCTGCTGAGCAGATCTTAGAAGGGTAA